From a single Gimesia fumaroli genomic region:
- a CDS encoding DUF368 domain-containing protein, translating to MSDSEPSVSQSPSKFPAKGDLIQLGRGLLMGGADIIPGVSGGTVALILGIYQRLITAISHCDARLFQLLMQRKWSEAAQHLDLRFVIPLGVGILTGVVSLASLMHYLLDYHLQLTLSLFFGLILASSFLVAQMVDRWTIANVIAFAASLIGVYLLVGEHSVKPPEGNFYVFLCGMIAICAMILPGISGALILILLGKYHDITGLLKTIPKELLKGNIDWNGLLTVVVFVMGCLLGLILFSKVLRWLLHNFHTLTMAVLCGLMVGSLRRIWPFKIDATPYTADQTPEMVPFKHRIYENVWPGSFDGMFWSSLALIVGAAFLVWGLDRLSQKYAMHDTTDL from the coding sequence ATGTCTGATTCCGAACCCTCCGTTTCCCAGTCCCCCTCCAAATTTCCCGCCAAAGGAGATCTGATTCAACTTGGAAGAGGGCTTTTAATGGGGGGCGCCGACATCATTCCCGGCGTTTCCGGGGGAACGGTCGCACTGATTCTGGGCATCTACCAACGTCTGATTACTGCCATCAGTCACTGTGACGCCCGATTGTTCCAACTGTTGATGCAGCGGAAATGGTCTGAGGCGGCACAACATCTCGACCTGCGATTTGTAATTCCGCTGGGTGTGGGAATTCTAACAGGCGTCGTCAGTCTGGCCAGCCTGATGCATTATCTGCTCGATTATCATCTGCAACTGACGCTATCGCTCTTTTTCGGATTGATCCTGGCTTCCAGTTTTCTAGTGGCACAAATGGTGGATCGCTGGACGATTGCAAATGTGATCGCGTTTGCCGCTTCGCTGATTGGTGTTTACCTGCTGGTGGGCGAACATTCGGTCAAGCCGCCTGAAGGAAACTTTTATGTCTTTCTCTGCGGGATGATTGCCATCTGTGCGATGATTCTGCCTGGGATTAGTGGTGCGCTGATACTGATCCTGCTGGGAAAATATCACGACATCACCGGTTTATTGAAAACCATTCCGAAAGAACTACTTAAAGGGAACATCGACTGGAACGGTTTACTGACGGTTGTTGTGTTTGTGATGGGTTGTTTACTCGGACTGATCCTGTTCAGCAAAGTGCTACGCTGGCTATTGCACAATTTCCACACGTTGACGATGGCCGTTCTCTGTGGCTTGATGGTGGGTTCACTCAGGCGGATCTGGCCGTTTAAGATTGATGCGACCCCCTACACCGCCGATCAGACACCTGAAATGGTGCCCTTCAAACATCGAATTTACGAGAATGTCTGGCCGGGCAGTTTTGACGGTATGTTCTGGTCTTCGCTCGCACTGATTGTGGGTGCGGCCTTTCTGGTCTGGGGGTTGGACCGGTTATCACAAAAGTACGCGATGCACGACACCACCGACCTGTAA
- a CDS encoding FG-GAP repeat domain-containing protein: protein MFNGLRKADQVFCFFALVAFVIGGNGNPAYSDEKVNLAEFYGFKPLELFKLSSRSSNMLAEDMNGDDLNDLILIDNSHSRIDILQQRAAGDREVNDDSDDGVNSIPSDARLKHVKVPVDVSVSALTVGDFNGDGRNDLAYLALPDRLIIRYQSEKGDWTKRKRIRLADLLPTQWTIAAGDLNFDQKDDLIVLAKNHTYEILQNAQGELETPRSILNTSPKLGLAAVADLNGDGRNDFTYATRDGKNQILCARLQKQDGKLGPEIRFELSNPRSVTLSNIDGKPGSEIMTIDSQTGRLKVQQLEQTQNQDSELSKRLTLYGFGEEGSGRNRGFDLGDINGDGLSDAVVSDPETAQMLVYLQTKDRGLDLGQTYPGLLGVDQLRIEDVNGDGRGEVFVLSEREKIIGVSSLENQRLSFPQILPIKGEPLAFELADLDGNRTPELIYAAKVGNKSRYSYKLQALRLGNDGKWSEYEFPSDPPSLDAPKSLVKLDANGDGIFELMAFYGLSRSPKMISLPPRQTPKFIAPSGGINLDEIKPESIFIGGKKRDWVLTAQNNFARRLRLNSANQWQVVDQFNAPESKARVVGAVNIDLDGEPGDEIVLVDLGVEKLRILRKESNVYRPWKEVEIGEFPFISAHVADLNGDQRPDLLLFGRGQFGILYSGQTPPTLKEVASFESKLPQAYFTDSVAGDLNSDGRSDLVILDTRTHHVEILNFGAKQDLKHALNFKVFEEKTFSRSNRAGVNPREAVIADLTGDNRKDLILLCHDRVLLYPQDDGKE, encoded by the coding sequence ATGTTTAACGGCTTACGAAAAGCGGACCAGGTTTTTTGCTTCTTTGCGTTAGTGGCTTTCGTGATCGGGGGGAACGGGAATCCCGCTTATTCAGACGAAAAAGTCAATCTGGCCGAATTCTATGGATTCAAGCCTCTCGAACTCTTCAAGTTATCCAGCCGTTCTTCCAATATGCTGGCGGAAGATATGAACGGCGATGATCTGAATGACTTGATTCTGATCGATAACAGCCACAGCCGCATCGATATTTTACAGCAGCGTGCCGCCGGGGATCGGGAAGTGAATGATGATTCCGATGACGGAGTCAATTCCATTCCCAGTGATGCTCGCTTGAAGCATGTGAAGGTGCCTGTAGACGTTTCCGTTTCTGCTCTGACGGTTGGTGACTTTAACGGCGATGGTCGTAATGATCTGGCATACCTTGCACTGCCGGATCGTTTGATTATTCGCTATCAGTCGGAAAAGGGAGACTGGACCAAACGCAAGCGAATTCGACTTGCCGATTTGCTGCCAACGCAGTGGACGATTGCTGCCGGCGATCTGAATTTCGATCAGAAAGACGATTTAATCGTTCTGGCTAAAAATCATACCTACGAGATTCTGCAGAACGCGCAGGGTGAACTGGAGACGCCACGCTCGATATTAAATACGTCTCCCAAGCTGGGGTTGGCTGCGGTTGCCGACCTGAACGGCGATGGTCGTAACGATTTCACCTACGCTACGCGTGATGGAAAAAACCAGATTTTATGTGCCCGCCTGCAAAAGCAGGATGGAAAACTGGGACCGGAAATTCGGTTTGAACTTTCCAACCCGCGTTCTGTTACGCTGTCGAACATTGATGGCAAACCGGGTTCTGAAATCATGACCATTGATTCACAAACCGGGCGTCTCAAAGTGCAGCAGCTGGAACAGACACAGAATCAAGACAGCGAACTCTCCAAACGTTTGACGCTATATGGATTTGGCGAAGAAGGCTCAGGCCGCAATCGTGGTTTTGATCTGGGAGATATCAACGGCGATGGATTAAGCGACGCTGTCGTTTCTGATCCGGAAACAGCACAAATGCTCGTTTATCTGCAAACCAAAGATCGCGGCCTCGACCTGGGACAAACATATCCCGGTCTGCTGGGCGTCGATCAGTTACGCATTGAAGACGTGAACGGCGACGGACGGGGCGAAGTCTTTGTACTAAGCGAACGCGAAAAAATTATCGGCGTCAGTTCGTTGGAAAATCAACGTTTATCATTTCCCCAGATCCTGCCCATCAAAGGGGAGCCGCTGGCCTTTGAACTGGCTGACCTGGATGGGAACCGGACGCCCGAATTGATTTATGCCGCCAAAGTCGGCAACAAAAGCAGGTATAGTTATAAGCTGCAGGCACTTCGTCTGGGCAATGATGGGAAGTGGAGCGAATACGAGTTCCCCAGCGATCCTCCCAGCTTGGATGCACCCAAATCATTAGTCAAGCTCGACGCCAACGGAGACGGTATTTTTGAACTCATGGCATTTTACGGGCTCTCACGATCACCCAAAATGATCTCGCTGCCACCAAGACAAACACCCAAATTTATCGCACCCTCCGGAGGAATCAATCTGGATGAGATTAAACCGGAATCCATATTTATCGGCGGCAAAAAACGGGACTGGGTGCTGACGGCGCAGAATAACTTTGCCCGCCGACTGAGATTGAATTCGGCCAATCAATGGCAGGTGGTTGATCAGTTCAATGCTCCCGAAAGCAAAGCCCGTGTTGTCGGTGCAGTGAATATCGACCTGGATGGGGAACCGGGGGATGAAATCGTGCTGGTCGATCTGGGGGTTGAGAAACTTCGTATTCTGCGGAAAGAGTCCAACGTCTACAGACCCTGGAAAGAAGTGGAAATTGGCGAATTTCCGTTTATATCCGCGCATGTGGCCGACTTGAACGGCGATCAAAGGCCTGACCTGTTACTGTTCGGACGAGGACAATTCGGGATTCTCTATTCTGGTCAGACACCTCCGACATTGAAGGAAGTAGCTTCCTTTGAATCAAAACTGCCGCAGGCCTACTTTACCGATTCTGTCGCCGGCGATCTGAACAGCGATGGTCGGTCTGATCTGGTGATTCTCGATACACGCACCCATCATGTGGAGATTCTCAACTTCGGTGCGAAACAGGATTTGAAGCATGCCTTGAACTTCAAGGTTTTTGAAGAGAAAACCTTTTCGCGCTCTAACCGGGCTGGCGTTAATCCACGGGAAGCCGTGATCGCCGATCTGACCGGTGACAACCGCAAGGACCTGATCCTGCTGTGCCACGACCGCGTATTGCTTTATCCGCAAGATGACGGGAAAGAGTAA
- the sppA gene encoding signal peptide peptidase SppA gives MSMSFLKNRWLLFALVLGCSCCFMLDSASAAEEKAKPTRENWAHIIIKGSYPEGPQMPGLFGDVTESLSKVTGRLEKAAEDKSLQGVILHLKGTQLGWAKINELREAIFKVRKGKKKVYAWIESGMTKDYLIATACDQIVMPESATLILLGMRAEVSFYKNLFDWLDVKPDVLRVGEYKSAAEPYTRTDMSPAFREEMEALLDDYFRQIKEMISKSRGMSAEAVEAAINAGPYMATDAKQKGLIDHIAYEDQLPKLITGGKAKTEVRIIKKYAKKRADTDFSGIAGLIKLMDLLAGIDSSQRIGSGPRIAVIYATGAIMSGSSSQGGLLGVHVLGSDTFIKAVEKAAKDDQVKAIVLRVDSPGGSALASDLMWRSLQEADKPIVVSMGDVAASGGYYISMGANRIFAEPGTLTGSIGVVGGKLAVEGLYNKIGITTSVISRGKNSGTFSPMTGFTESERAAVTKLLYAVYKQFTEKAAEGRKMEYTALEKLARGRVYTGAMALNNGLVDQLGTLDDAIEHARQLGKIPDGEKFEKLILPRPTSPFEQIFGPIDAQAGQAQQMSRMLNLLSPELSQQLKQLDLINLLAREKTLTLMPFQIRVN, from the coding sequence ATGTCGATGTCGTTCCTGAAAAATCGATGGTTACTATTCGCTCTGGTTTTGGGGTGTAGCTGCTGTTTCATGCTGGATTCCGCTTCAGCCGCCGAGGAAAAAGCCAAGCCCACGCGGGAAAACTGGGCACACATTATTATTAAAGGCTCCTATCCTGAAGGCCCCCAGATGCCGGGGCTGTTCGGTGATGTGACCGAGTCGCTTTCAAAGGTCACCGGGCGACTGGAAAAAGCAGCCGAGGATAAATCCCTGCAAGGCGTCATTCTGCATTTGAAGGGCACTCAACTGGGCTGGGCGAAAATCAACGAATTACGCGAAGCCATTTTCAAAGTCCGAAAAGGTAAGAAAAAAGTATATGCCTGGATTGAGTCGGGCATGACGAAAGATTATCTGATCGCAACTGCTTGCGACCAGATTGTAATGCCAGAATCCGCCACGCTGATTCTGCTCGGGATGCGCGCCGAGGTCAGCTTCTATAAAAACCTGTTCGACTGGCTGGATGTCAAACCGGACGTCTTGCGAGTCGGAGAATACAAGTCGGCTGCGGAACCCTACACGCGAACGGATATGAGCCCCGCATTTCGAGAAGAGATGGAAGCACTGCTGGATGACTATTTCCGTCAGATCAAAGAGATGATTTCCAAATCCAGAGGCATGTCGGCTGAAGCAGTGGAAGCTGCGATCAACGCCGGACCCTATATGGCCACGGATGCCAAACAGAAAGGGCTTATTGATCACATTGCTTATGAAGACCAACTCCCCAAGCTGATCACCGGAGGGAAAGCCAAGACCGAAGTCAGGATCATCAAGAAATATGCGAAAAAGCGAGCGGATACCGACTTTTCAGGGATCGCCGGTCTGATTAAATTGATGGATCTGCTAGCCGGCATCGATTCCTCACAACGCATTGGTTCAGGACCAAGGATTGCCGTGATTTATGCCACTGGCGCCATCATGTCTGGTTCCAGTTCACAAGGCGGACTTCTGGGTGTGCATGTGCTGGGTTCTGATACCTTCATCAAGGCTGTTGAGAAAGCGGCCAAAGATGATCAGGTCAAAGCGATCGTCCTGCGGGTCGACAGCCCGGGGGGAAGTGCTCTTGCCAGTGATTTAATGTGGCGCTCACTGCAGGAAGCAGACAAGCCAATTGTGGTCAGCATGGGTGATGTTGCCGCCAGCGGTGGTTATTATATTTCCATGGGCGCGAATCGCATCTTTGCAGAGCCAGGCACGTTGACTGGATCGATTGGTGTGGTAGGTGGAAAACTGGCTGTGGAAGGTCTGTATAACAAAATCGGAATTACCACCAGCGTGATTTCACGAGGCAAGAACAGTGGGACCTTCAGCCCCATGACCGGCTTTACCGAATCAGAGCGGGCCGCTGTGACCAAGCTGCTGTATGCCGTCTATAAACAGTTTACGGAAAAAGCCGCTGAGGGACGAAAAATGGAGTATACCGCATTGGAAAAACTGGCCAGAGGCCGCGTTTATACTGGGGCGATGGCGCTCAATAATGGCTTGGTGGATCAACTGGGAACGCTGGACGATGCCATCGAGCACGCCCGCCAGCTCGGTAAAATTCCGGATGGTGAGAAATTTGAAAAGTTAATTCTTCCCCGTCCAACCAGTCCTTTTGAGCAGATTTTTGGCCCCATTGATGCACAAGCCGGGCAGGCTCAGCAAATGTCACGCATGCTCAATCTCCTTTCTCCCGAACTATCACAGCAATTGAAACAACTGGATCTGATCAACTTGCTGGCCCGGGAAAAAACGCTCACGCTGATGCCATTTCAGATTCGTGTGAACTAG
- a CDS encoding pyridoxal phosphate-dependent aminotransferase, translating into MSMQLSSTVQKLKPSATIAAAAKAKELKNTGVKVYEFTLGEPDFNTPDHICDAAKAAMDAGQTHYTPAAGTPEVKQAICDAYQRDYGFSFQPNQVVVSNGAKHSIHNVLTALCGPGDEVIIPTPYWVSYSALVELTGATPVMVETTEESGFCMSAEQFKQAISPKTKLMMLNNPCNPTGAAYPVEALEALARVAVEKDIAVLSDEIYEKLIYEGSEFRSFASFGPDVAERTIIVSGVSKAYAMTGWRIGWTIAPVELTAAMTKLQSQETSNPCSISQAATIAALSGPQESVAAMLEAFKERRAYVLERLRKFPDISFAEPGGAFYAFFNVSAHFNKPLGGGKVVKDSSEFCTALLEEAHVALVTGDAFGAPGYVRLSFATDLKTLEEGLDRIEQFLSPA; encoded by the coding sequence ATGTCGATGCAGCTCTCCTCCACTGTCCAGAAACTAAAACCCTCTGCCACAATCGCAGCTGCTGCCAAAGCGAAGGAATTAAAAAACACGGGCGTCAAAGTCTACGAGTTCACGCTGGGAGAGCCCGATTTCAATACGCCGGACCACATTTGTGACGCTGCCAAAGCAGCGATGGACGCGGGGCAGACACATTACACTCCCGCCGCGGGAACCCCGGAAGTCAAACAGGCGATCTGCGATGCCTATCAGCGTGACTATGGTTTCAGCTTTCAACCCAATCAGGTGGTGGTCTCCAATGGCGCCAAGCACTCGATTCATAATGTGTTGACTGCGCTGTGTGGCCCCGGCGATGAAGTGATCATTCCCACCCCTTACTGGGTCAGTTACAGCGCCTTGGTCGAACTAACGGGAGCGACTCCTGTGATGGTCGAAACGACCGAAGAGAGTGGTTTCTGCATGAGTGCCGAACAATTCAAACAGGCGATTTCGCCGAAAACGAAATTGATGATGCTCAACAATCCCTGTAACCCAACCGGAGCCGCCTACCCGGTGGAAGCACTCGAAGCACTGGCACGCGTCGCGGTGGAAAAAGATATCGCCGTGCTGTCAGATGAGATCTACGAAAAACTGATCTACGAAGGTTCGGAATTTCGCAGCTTTGCTTCCTTCGGCCCGGACGTCGCCGAACGGACAATTATCGTCAGCGGCGTCAGTAAAGCCTACGCGATGACCGGCTGGCGGATTGGCTGGACGATTGCTCCCGTCGAACTGACGGCAGCGATGACCAAACTGCAGAGCCAGGAAACATCAAATCCCTGCAGCATCAGCCAGGCCGCAACGATTGCTGCTTTAAGCGGACCTCAGGAAAGCGTGGCGGCGATGCTGGAAGCGTTTAAGGAACGCCGAGCCTATGTTCTGGAACGCTTACGAAAATTCCCGGACATCAGTTTTGCTGAACCGGGGGGCGCGTTTTATGCATTCTTCAACGTAAGTGCCCACTTCAATAAGCCACTGGGTGGCGGCAAGGTCGTCAAAGACTCCAGCGAATTTTGCACCGCACTGCTGGAAGAAGCTCATGTTGCATTAGTGACCGGCGACGCCTTTGGTGCCCCGGGTTATGTTCGGCTTTCGTTTGCTACGGATCTCAAAACACTGGAAGAAGGCTTGGATCGGATCGAACAGTTTCTGTCGCCCGCTTAA